One stretch of Pseudomonadota bacterium DNA includes these proteins:
- a CDS encoding glycine zipper family protein, translating into MKKKIAALIITLALVLSTSSFAHARHRDGLEGLLIGAGSGAVIGQVIGRDAEGMIVGSVIGGTLGLMLGMDREPAVVYGSPRHARQVRAVYENRWDRHHRWDNRGPHRHERRWRQERRHYRR; encoded by the coding sequence ATGAAGAAAAAAATTGCAGCACTCATCATCACTCTGGCACTGGTTTTATCAACTTCCAGCTTTGCGCATGCGCGACATCGTGATGGACTTGAAGGATTATTGATCGGGGCTGGAAGCGGCGCGGTGATCGGCCAGGTGATCGGCCGGGATGCAGAAGGAATGATCGTCGGCTCGGTGATCGGAGGGACCCTGGGACTCATGCTCGGGATGGACAGAGAGCCTGCGGTGGTTTACGGGAGCCCTCGCCATGCGAGGCAGGTGAGAGCCGTCTATGAAAACCGATGGGACCGGCATCACCGGTGGGACAACAGAGGGCCGCACCGGCACGAACGGCGCTGGCGGCAGGAGCGCCGTCATTACAGAAGATAA
- a CDS encoding YajD family HNH nuclease produces MTAEALSDRAKREQSYRERALKLFPWVCGICCREFSGKKLKDLTVHHKDHNHDNNPPDGSNWELLCIYCHDNVHSRTVGEGHAGGGEESDAGSAHTHQAFAGLADLLKNRK; encoded by the coding sequence ATGACCGCCGAGGCTCTAAGTGACAGGGCGAAGCGGGAGCAGTCGTACCGTGAGCGGGCCCTGAAACTGTTCCCATGGGTGTGCGGTATCTGTTGCCGGGAGTTTTCCGGTAAGAAGTTGAAGGACCTCACCGTGCACCACAAGGACCATAATCACGACAACAACCCGCCCGACGGCAGCAACTGGGAGCTGCTCTGCATCTACTGCCACGACAATGTCCACTCCCGGACCGTCGGGGAGGGGCATGCCGGTGGTGGCGAAGAGAGCGATGCCGGTTCCGCTCACACCCACCAAGCCTTCGCCGGTCTGGCCGATCTGTTGAAAAACAGGAAGTGA
- a CDS encoding radical SAM protein, whose amino-acid sequence MRKLAFGYSTRCNIRCEHCVAADGGSATRTMDLGRAKKLIVELARADVGGISFSAGEPFLYLNEISELVKLCREHGIYSRIVTNSFWAKTEESADALVSQLKENGVCQLRLSFSRWHQKHVRRENVLRAAESCRKFGLEYFVSFVTDFSTEDDPLERFLGVHGLKFFPEAVIYAGRAESFPRREIRTDYQANRCDMNPYLTPDLDLYGCCDAGSHFPQTNFFYLGNLNDSTVDELLTRSETDRLYTLIRTMGLTAIASYAGMPGREIITYRKCELCRKLFDSPETLARLRTEVAQLAAWSR is encoded by the coding sequence ATGCGTAAACTGGCTTTCGGCTATTCCACTCGATGCAATATCAGATGTGAGCATTGTGTTGCCGCAGACGGGGGATCTGCCACCCGGACAATGGATCTTGGCAGGGCAAAAAAGCTCATTGTCGAGCTCGCCCGGGCGGATGTCGGCGGGATCAGTTTTTCTGCCGGTGAACCTTTTCTTTATCTTAACGAAATCTCGGAGCTTGTGAAGCTGTGCAGGGAACATGGCATCTATTCGAGGATCGTCACCAACAGTTTCTGGGCGAAGACCGAAGAATCCGCTGACGCCCTTGTTTCGCAACTGAAAGAAAACGGGGTGTGCCAATTGCGCTTGAGTTTCTCGCGCTGGCACCAGAAGCATGTGCGCCGGGAAAATGTGTTGCGGGCGGCGGAAAGCTGCCGGAAGTTCGGTCTGGAATATTTTGTCTCCTTCGTGACCGATTTTTCCACGGAGGACGATCCCCTTGAACGATTCCTGGGTGTACACGGTCTCAAGTTTTTCCCGGAAGCGGTGATCTATGCAGGTCGGGCCGAGTCGTTCCCGCGCAGGGAGATCAGGACCGATTACCAGGCGAATCGCTGCGACATGAACCCTTATCTGACCCCGGATCTTGATCTCTACGGGTGCTGCGATGCCGGGAGCCATTTCCCGCAAACCAACTTCTTCTATCTCGGCAACCTGAACGACAGCACCGTCGATGAACTCCTGACCAGGAGTGAAACCGACCGGTTGTACACTCTGATCCGGACCATGGGGCTCACCGCAATCGCATCTTACGCCGGAATGCCCGGCCGCGAGATCATCACCTACCGCAAATGTGAGCTGTGCCGGAAACTGTTCGATTCTCCTGAAACACTTGCCCGGCTGCGGACTGAAGTTGCGCAGCTGGCCGCATGGAGCCGCTGA